The window ATGGCCTCGGGGGAGCCGAACTTTTCGAGGAAGGAGACGCCGCGGACTTTACGGACGCATTCGGCGAGGACCTGGGCGGCGCCACCGACGGCATGGAAATAGACGCAGCCGTGTTCGCGGCAGGCGGCGAGGGTTTTGGGGCCCATGCCGCCCTTGCCGATGACCCCGCGGACGCCGTGGTCGCGGATGATCTGCCATTGGTAGGGTTCCTCGCGGGTGCTGGTGGTGGGGCCGGCGGCGACGACCTTCCAGTCGCCCGCGTCGTCACGGATGACCACCGGGCCGCAGTGGTAGAGGATGCCATCCCGCAGGCTGACCCCTTCCGGCAGGGCACCACCATCGTGGAGGTACTTGTGGACCGCGTCGCGTCCGGTGAAGACGACGCCGGAGAGGAGCACTTCGTCGCCGACCTTGAGGGAGCGGATGGTTTGTTCCGAGACGGGAGTGGTGATGGGGATCATGGGAATCAGTAGAGCCAGGAGAGGATGCCGCCGTTGGAATCGAGGGAAGCGCCCTGGCGCCGGTAGGCCCAGCACATGTAGCTGATGCTGACGAAGTAGGAGGCCGGGACGCGATTGACGGCGCAGATCTTGCAGCCAAGGAGGGTGGTGCGGCCGCCGAAGCCCATGGGGCCGATGCCGAGGTCGTTGGCGGTCTTGACGATTTCCTGCTCGAGGGCGGCGAGTTCGGGGACGGGATTGACGTCGTCGAGGCGGCGGAGGAACTGGGTTTTGGACCATTCGTAGCCGGTGGCGCGGTCGCCTCCGATGCAGACGCCGAGGATGCCGGGGCCGCAACCCTTGCCCTGGGCCTGGAGGATGGCGTCGAGGATGACGCGGCGGCAGCCGTTGAGATCGCGGTTGGCCTGGAGGGATTCCTCGGGGAGGGAGTACTGGGCGCCGACGTTTTCGCAGCCGCCGCCTTTGAGGACGAGGCGGACATCGAGGGATTCGTCGCGATGCTGATGGAAGTGGAGGGTGGGGGCACCGGGGCCGCAGTTGGTGCCGTCGTTCCTGCCGGTGAGGGCATCGACGGAGTTCTGGCGCAGGTAGCCCTTCCGGGTGGCCTGGCGGACGGCGTCGCGGGCGGTTTCGGCGAAGGCGACCTGATCGAGGCCAACCGGGGCATCGACGTAGAAGAGGACGCTGCCGGTATCCTGGCAGATGGGCTGGGACTTGTTGCGGGCGAGGGCGATGTTGCGCTCGATGATTTCCATGGCCGAGGCGGCGATGGTGCCCTTCTTCTCGATTTCGACGGAGCGGAGGATGGCCTGGTGGACGTCGTCGGGGATTTCGGCGGAGGTTCGGCGGATGATCTCGATCAGGGAGTCGAGGAGCGACTGCATGCGGGGACGCTAAGGGGCGGACCTGCGGTGTCAATGCATGGGGGAGGGGGGGCGGGATGCGAAGGGACTGAAGGGACCGATGGGACCGATGGGACTGATGGGGCCGATGGGATTCAGGGATTGAGTTTCCGTTCGAGGATGGGGCCGATGAGGGCGGGGTTGGCCTTGCCGCGGGTGAGTTTCATGACCTGGCCCTTGAGGAAATTGAGGGCGGCGGCCTTGCCCTGGCGGAAGTCGCTGGCGGGTCCGGGATGGGCGGCAATGGCCTGGTCGCAGGCGGCTTCGAGGGCGCTGGAATCGCTGACCTGGCGAAGGCCCTTGCGTTCGACGATCGTGGCGGGGGCCTCGCCGGAGGTGAACATCCCGGTGAAGACTTCCTGGGCGATCTTTGAATTGATCTCGCCGGAATCGACGAGGGCGACGAGATCGGCGATGGCGCGGGGTGGGAAGGGGACGGCTTCGAGGGGGGTGCCGGACTGGTTGAGGAGGGCGGCGAGGTTGTTGATGATCCAATTGGCGACGGCCTTGGGGTTGGCGGCACCGTCGGCGGCGCGTTCGAAAAAATCGCCGAGGGGCCGGTTGGCCTTGAAGACCTCGGCGTCGCCGGGCGGGAGGCCATGGAGCTGGATCAGGCGCTGTTTGCGGGCGAGGGGGAGTTCGACGAGGCGGGAGCGGACCTCGGCGAGCCAGGTTTCGGAGGGTTCGAGGGGGAGGAGGTCGGGGTCGGGGAGATAGCGGTAGTCGTGGGCGTGCTCCTTGGCGCGCATGGATTCGGTGACGGCGGCGACATCGTCCCAGCGGCGGGTTTCCTGGCGGAGGGATTCGCCGCGGCGGAGGGCATCGATCTGGCGTGGGATCTCGTACTCGAGGGCACGGCGGACACCCGAGAAGGTGTTCATGTTCTTGATCTCGATTTTGGCGCCGAGCTGGGAGGCTCCGCGGGGGCGGACGCTCACGTTGACGTCGCAGCGGACCATGCCTTTTTCCATGTCGCAGTCGCTGATGCCGCCCTGGACGAGGATTTCGACGAGGGCATTGAGGTAGGCCTGGGCGAGTTCCGGGCTGCGGAGGTCGGGTTCGGAAACGATTTCGAGGAGGGGGACGCCGGCGCGGTTGAAATCGACGCCGCTCTCCCGGTCGAAGTGGGTGTTCTTGGCGACATCCTCCTCGAGGTGGGCGCGGGTGATGCGGACTTTTTCGAGGCGGCCCTGATGTTCGAATTCGACGAAGCCGCGGCAGGTGGAGGGTTGGTCGTACTGGGTGATCTGGTAGTTCTTGGCGACGTCGGGATAGAAGTAGTTCTTGCGATCGAACTTGGCGCGGCGGGGGATCTCGCACTGGAGGAGGAGACCGGTGAGCACGGTGAGGCGGAGGGCCTCCTCGTTGGCGACGGGGAGGACGCCGGGGAGTCCGAGGCAGACGGGGCAGACGAGGGAGTTGGGTTCGGCGCCGAAGGCGTTGGGGCAGGCGCACCACATCTTCGAGCGGGTTTTGAGCTGCACGTGGGTTTCCAGGCCGATGACCGCTTCGTAGTCCATGTTGCGCGGGCCCGGTTTAAGCACGAATGCAGGGGAAAGGCACGGAGGAAGTCTTCCGCAATCGGCACCTGACGGTCCCGGGACATCCTTCAAGGACTCCGTTCACCGGAAGCGGCGCGACTCTCCCGCCGTTGCCGCGATCGACGGGTCGCCCTGATCCTTCCTGTCGATGCGTGGCTGGGGGGGGGAGCATTCATCCCGGGAGGCAGGCCGGGCCTGGGATGCTTTCTCTCAGGCGGGGAGGGCGGACCAGGTGTGTCGGGGGTGGAGAAAGTGGAGGACGCTGCGGGTCACGGGGCGGCGGTGAATGCGTTCGAGGGCGGTGGCGTAGAGCTGGAGCTGGTGGCGATGGTCGGCGGCGCGGGATTCGATTTCTTCGAGGGTGATGTGGTCGGTCTTGAAGTCCACGAGCCAGGTTTCCGTGGGGAGCAGGACGGCGAGATCGACGGCGCCCTGGACGACGATGAATTCGTCGGGGTCCGGCGGGGGTGTCGTCGCGAAGGCCGGGAGTTCGGAGGGGTGAAAGGCGGCGGTGAAGGGGAGTTCGCGACGGACCCGGAGGGCGTGGGTGCGGATTTCGGCGCCGAGCGGGGAACGCCAGAAGTGGGCGATGGCGGCGAGGTCGAGGTGGGGCAGGTCGGAGTCGCGCAGGATGCCGCGGGTCACGAGAGTCCGGGCGTGCTCGTGGAGGTGGGTGTCGGAGGGTTCCGGGGTGAGGTCGAGGTGCTGGAGGAAGAGGTGGTGGGCGGTGCCGATCCGGGTGGGGGAGCCGGGGGCGTCGTCGCGGGGGCGGGCGGCGGGGAAGGGGCGGTGCCGGGGCTTCACGGCCGGGGCGGCTTCGGCGTCGGGTTCGGGTCCGAGACGGCGCAGGGCGCTGGCGGAGGTCTTGGCGGGGATGAGGGAAGCCGGGTCTTTGGCCGGGGTGAGATCGAGGGACGGCATCCGGGCGGAGGCGTCGTCGGGTGGGAGGTCGGGATCTCCGGGGGAAGGGGAAGGCTCGCGGGGTTCGAGGGTGCCGGCGTGGAAGTGCCAGCGGAGCCGGGCGGTATCGGGCTCCTCACCGAAGGTGGCCTCGCCGGAGTCGATGGAGCCGTCGAGGGATCCGCCGAGCCAGAGACCGATCCATTCGGTGGCGCGAAGGGCGCGGGGGACGCCGGCGGCGGGAGGGAGGGAGGTGCGTTCGATCCAGGTGCGGCTTTCGGGTTTGCAGGCGCCGACGAGGATGAGGGTGTCGCGGGCGCGGGTGACGGCGACGTAGAGGAGGCGCAGTTCCTCGGCGAGACTGGCGGCGCGTTCCTCGCGGCGGGCGTGCCAGAGGACGAGGCTTTCGTGACGGCGCCGGGCGGGGAGGTCGACGAACTGAGGGGCGGGTCCGACGGTTCGGGAGAGGATGAGCGGGGCCTTCGAGGCGGGGAAATGGAACGGGGCGGAGAGGCCGGCGACGACGACGACGGGGAACTCGAGTCCCTTGCTTTTGTGGATGGACATCCACTGGACGGCGTCGGCCCGGCGCGGGGGCAGCGGATCGATTTCGCGTCCGGCATCGCGCTGATCGTCGAGGAAGCGGAGGAAACGGAAGAGGCCCTGACGCTGGAGGGGATCGTAGCGGCGGGCGAGATCGAGGTAACGACGGACATTGGCGACGCGGTCGGGGCCGTCGGGGAGGGTGAGGAGAAAGGCTTCGTAGCGGGTTTCGGCGAGGGCGGTTTCGAGGACGCAGGTGAGGGAACTCATGAGGGCGAGGCGCCGCCAGCGTTCGAGGGTTTGAAGGAAATCGCGGGCGGCCTGGCCGTGGGCGTTGCGCTGTTGGGCGGCGTGTTCGAGTCGTTCCCAGGCGTCGCCGTGGGCCCCGGCGAGGCGGAGTTGGACGAGTTGATCGAGGGACCAGCCGAACCAGGGGGACCGGAGGACGGCGAACAGGGGGATGTCCTGCCGGGGGTTGTCGAGCAGGCGAAGGAGGCTGGTAAGGTCGGAGGCTTCGAGGGTGTCGAGGAAGTCGCCCTGTTCGACGGACAGCGGGATGGCACGGCGGCGGAATTCGCGGAGGAAGGGGCCGGACCGTCCGGAGACCGAGCGGAGCAGGATCCCGACGTCGTTCCAGGTCATCGGACGGAAAGTGTGGGTGGTGCGATCCCAGACCTGGTGCTGGCCATCCATCAGTTCGCGGAGGCGGGCGGCGATGACGTGGGCCTGGCGTTCGAGTTCGAGGAGGTCCTCCCACGGATCGGCGCCTGAGTCATCGGCGCCGGTGTCGGCGCTGGCGGTGGCATTGGCGACTTCCCGAATGAGGTGGAGTTCGACGCGGCAATCGGGGTCGGGGGCGGCGCCCTGGGGGCCCTGGCCTTCGGGGGGGTGGAGGGAGAGGGGCGCGCGGCGATCGGGCAGGGCGAAGGCGAGACGATCGGCGGGGCCGTAGCCGACGTCGCCGAGGCGCGGTTGCATGAGGGTATCGAAGAGGGCGTTGACGAAGGCGACGATCCCGGCGCGGCTGCGAAAGTTCTCGGTGAGGGGCAGGACCTGGTGATGGGGGAGGGCGGGCCACTGGCGGAGGTGGCGTTGGAAGAGGTCTGGGGCGGCCATCCGGAAGCGGTAGATGCTCTGCTTGACGTCGCCGACCATGAAGAGGTTGGCGTGTTCGCCGTGGCGGGCGAGGGCCTGGAGGATGGCCTCCTGGGCGGGGTTGATGTCCTGGCATTCGTCCACGAAGACGTGTTCGAAGCGCTCGCGCCATTCGAGGGCGACGGGGGTGGGACGGCCTTCGGGGTCGGTGAGGAGTTCGAGGGCGAGTTGTTCGAGGTCGGCGAAGTCCACCCCGCCGAGCGCGCGCTTCGCGTCGGTGAAGGCCGTGGCGAACTGGCGGGCCAGGCGCAGCAGGGCGGACATCGGGGCCCGGGCGGCGGTCCATTCGACGTCCAGGGGATCGAGGCCGTCCGTGGGGCACCAGGTGCGGAGGAGGGCGACGTCTTCGAGGAAATCCTCCAGGCAGCCGCGGTGTTTCTTGGAGCCGCGGGCCCAGAGGGAATCGTCGGCGAAGGCGAGGAGGGCGTCGAGGCGCCGGGTCCAATCCGCGATCGTGGCGTCGTTGGGCAGGGGATCGAGGAGCGGGATCAGGGACGGGAGGAGGGTGGTGAGGTGGCGGAGCCCCTCGCCGGTTGGCGATTTGCCGGCGAAGTTCCTGTCCTGCTCGATGCCCTCGATCGTCAGGGGGATCTGGGTACGGACGGCGGGGGCCGACTCCAGCAACCAGGCGGTGAACATGGAGGGTCGGAGGGGGTTCCAGGCGTTGGGGGCGAGGGGTTCGAAGCGGTTGAGTTGGGCGTCGAGGCAGCGGGCGGCGCGGGGTTGGGCGACGAAGAAGCGGTGGGTTTCGAGGAGCAGATCGACGAGGGGATCGATGCGGGCCTGGCAGTAGTGGTCCGCCAGCGTGCGGGTGTCGGGGTCGTTGGCCAGGGCATCGAGGGCGAGGCGGCGGGCGGTCTGACGGGCGAGCGGGGTGGCGAGGGATTCGTCGAGGACGGCGACGGCGGGGTCGAGGTGAAGTTCGGCGAAGTGGGTGCGGATGAGATCGAGGCAGAAGGAGTGGAGGGTGGCGATGGGGGCGGCTTCGAGGAGGAGGAGCTGACGCTGGAGGGCTTCGGGGGCGTCGGGTTGGGTGGCGGCGTGGCGGAGGGCCTCGCGGAGACGCTGTTTCATCTCGGCGGCGGCGGCATTGGTGAAGGTGACGACGAGGAGGCGATCGATATCGACGCCGGCCTCGATCACGAGGCGGAGGCAGCGCTGGACGAGGGTGGCCGTCTTGCCGGTGCCGGCGCCGGCGGTGAGGAGGATGGCGCCACGGGCGTCGATGGCCTGGCGTTGCTGGGGGGTGGGCTGGCTCATGGGGAGAGAGGGGTGGGAAGATGGGGAACGGCCTCAGAGCAACGATCTGGAACCTCGAATCGCGGTTCGGAATTCGCCATTCGCCAGGGATACACCATCACGACCTCGGACCGGGGATTGGAGACTGGAGCGAGCGGAAGTCGCCGACGAGGGGTTCGAAGCGGCAGACGGAGCGGTAGGGACAGTGGTCGCAGGCGGATTTCTGGCGGCTGTAGCGGACCGGGAGGACGCCGACGGTTCCATCGAGGATGGCGGTGGCATGGCGTTGGAGGTGCGTCACGGTGTTGTCGAGGAGGGTTTGAAACTCCTCGGAGGGCAGGAAATGGGTTCGCTTGAACTGGTCGGATCCCGAGCCTCTGGGGGTTCCCGTGCCCGGGGAGGAATCGAAGTGGACCCTCCAGTCGGCGTTGCCGCGGCCGGCATGGGTGAGGGATTTGCGGAAGGACGCGAGGCGTTCGTCGTCGGGAGCGGTGCGGCCGGTGGCGCTGACCTTGGGGGCGAGCGGGACGTAGAAGGCGCCGCCGGCGGCGAGCGGGGCGGCGTGCGCGATGGTGGGCGGCAGGTCGGGCGAGGCGGCGGCGAAGGCAAGGTAGGCGAAGAGCTGGAGTTCGAAGCCGCGGGCCACGGCAGGCGCGGAGGGGCTGATGGCGGAGGACTTGTAGTCGAAGACCGCGACGAGGCAGGTGCCGTCGGGCGCCACGGCGACATCGAGGCGGTCGATGCTGCCCTGAAGGCGGAGGGTGCGGCTGCCGGGGAGTTCGATGGACCACGGGCCGGCCCGGCAATCCGGGGCGGAGCCGAAACGGAATTCGGCGAGGAGCGGATCGAAGGAACAGGTTTCCATCCAGCGGATCATCTGCCCGACGGCGTCGCCGAGCTGGTCGAGGCGCCGGTGGGTTTCCCAGGCGAGGGCGGGGTCGCGGGTGAAGGCGGCGAACTCGGGCGTGGCGGCGAGTTCGCGCCCGAGTTGACCGATGCGGGCGGCGGCCTCGTCGGGGCGCCAGTTCCGCCAGCGTCCCTTTTCCTCGAGGGTGGCCTGGTGGAAGCGGTGGAGGGTACGGTGAAGGAGGTTTCCGGAGCTGATGGGGTCGGTCTTGAACTCCGGACGTTCACCGAGGCGGAGCTGGCGGCGGGCGAAGTGGCGGAAGGGACATTCGGCGAAGTCCTCGAGGGCGCTGACCGAGGAGGTGAGGGTTCCGTCGGGGTGGAGGGCGACGACGGTTTCGGGGGCGAGGCGTCGTTCGGGTTCGCCGGAGGGAGGAAGGAGATGGTGGTGGAGATGGGCGACGTGGCGGGCGACCAGTTCGGCGGGGTGCCCGGGGGGAAGGTCGAGAGGGAGGGTGCGGAACCAGTCCGGGCACTCGAGCCATTCGGAGAGGGAACGGGCGTCGCCGGCGCAGGGGGTGCCTTCGAAGGCGCGGAGGCGTCCGTCGTATTCGAGGGTGGGATCGGGGTCGGGGGGTTGCTGGGGCGGCAGGCCGAGGAGGGCGAGGAGGCGTTCGGCGACGGAGGAGCGGACGGCGGGTTTGCCATCGAGGCCGCGGCGGGACCAGGTGACGCAGAGGCGTTCGGAGGGGCGGGTGCAGGCGATGTAGGCGAAGTACTGTTCGCGGGCCGCCTGTTGAAGGGGGGCCCAGCCGAGGTCGAGTCCGGCCTCGGCGAGGCGCAACCGGTCGGCGCGGTGAAGGAGGGCGGGGGCGGCCGGGGCGCCGGGGAAGACCCCCTCGTTGAGACCGAGGACGAGGGTCAGGCGGACATTGGGCTGGCGGGCCCGGTCCACGGCGCCGACGAGGACCTGGTCGAGGGCGGGAGGGATGATGCCGAGGGTGAGCCGGGACAGCCCGGCCTCGGCGATGGCGGTCCAGTCGCGCAACGGGAGTTCGGTGGTGGCGAAGGCGAGGGCGAGGTTGGAGCACCAGGACTGGATCTGTTCCCAGGCGGTGTGGTGGATGGCGCGGTAGAGGGGCGGGAGATCGGTGGCCTCGTGTTGCCAGCGATCGAGGGTTTCGGGGACTTCGAGACCGGCCCAGAGTTCCCGCAGGGCCTCGGCGAGGATGACGCCGGTCGGGGCGGGGGGGAGCGTATCGCGAAACCGGCGGAAGGCCCCGACCGGGGCTTCGAGGCAGCGGACGGCGTCCTCCGAGAGATGCGCCGCGGCGCGGTATTCGGAGGGACGGAGCCAGGCGTCGTCACGGAGTCCGTGGCGGAGGGCGGCATTTTCGAGTTGATCGACGAACCGGGGCGGATCGACGACGAGGCCGGACTTGAGGGCGGCGAGCCAGTCGTCGTGGGCCCATGCGCCGGCTGCCATGTGGAGGGCGGCGCGGGTGAGTTCGGCGACGGGATGATGGGACATCGGTTCGCGGTGATCGGCGAAAAAGGGGATGCCGTGGCGGCGGAAGGCGCGCTGGAGGACGTCCGCGTAGCCGTCCATGCGGCGGAGGATCACGCTGATGTCGCGGTAGCGGCCTCCTTCCTGGCGCACGTGCCGATGAATGAGGCGGACGGCGAGGAGGGCTTCGGCCTCGGGGTCGGCGCATTCGACGGGCAGGATGCCGGTGCGATCCTCCTCGGGTGGGCTGGGCGGGGCTTGGGGTCGGGTCCAGGCCGAGGCGAGGTGCGCGAGGATGGGGGTGTGGCGGAACCGCGGGGCCGGCGCCGGATCAGGGAGCGGGTGGAGGCGGGCGTTGAGGCCGAGCGCATCGACCTGGCGCCAGCAGCGGAGGAAGGTGGTGGCGGTGGTGGTCCAGAGGGAACCGGGAACGGGTTCCGGGATGGGTTCCCCCTGGGGCGGAGCGACGGGATGGTCGAGGCAGAAGGCGAGGGTGCCGTGGGCGCAGTGGGGCAGGACGGCGGCGAGGAGGTTCAACTCGGGGACGGTCATCTCGGCGAAGCCGTCGAGCCAGAGTCCGGCGAAGGCGGGGACGGCACTGCCGTTGCGGCGTGCCTGCACGAGGGCTTCCGCGGCATGGATGAGCAGGTGATCGGCGTCGTGGAGGTGGTGGACGGCGAGCCAGTTGCGGTAGGCCTCGATCAGCAGGGCCAGGTCATGGAGTTTGGCGGCGAGGGAGGTCTGGCCGGGTGTGGATGGCTCGGCGGGGATGGCGTCGCGGAGTCGGGCCGGGCCGGCGCCGGCGCGGTGCAGTTCGCGCAGGACCTGACTGAGCTGGGAGGCGAAGCCGGCGGTGCGGGCGCAGGTGCGGAAGGCGCGCAGATCGGCTTCCCGTTCCAGGATGAGGGCACGGAGGACCATGGTGCGGCCCTCTTCGGAAAGGGTGTCGCCGGTGGGTTGTCCGAGTTCGGCGAGGAGCCAGCGGGCGAGTCGATCGAAGGGGAGGATCAGCAGGCGGGTGAAGCCGTGGACACCGAGGCCGAGGATCTGGCGTTCGAGTTGGAAGGTGGACTGCTTGGGTGCGATGCAGAGCAGGGGCGGGCCCTCGGGATCCGCGTCGAGAGCGGCACGGATCTGTTCGAGGCAGGTGTGGGTCTTGCCGCTGCCGGCCGGGCCGATGAGGAACTCGATGTCCATGGGAGTGGGCGGACTCGGGGCGGGAAAGGCGGATCTCAGGGGCGATCGTTCAGGAGTGCCGGGTTGGACCTGCCGCGTTGCGCCGGATGTCCTGGAGGCAGTGATCTCGTGGGGGTCGAACGCCTGGTCCCAGGTCGAGGCCCGTGCATGGCAGGAAGTCTGAGGAGACCCACACGGATCGGCAAGGAATTGAGGCGCACCGACGGCGCCGCGTCGCCCGGGAGGAGGCTGGCGAGGGCGGCGAAGGTGGAAACGTAAGAAGGCAGGGTGGAGGTGAGGTTCGACTCGCCGGTCCGGATCACGGGGGAATCCAAAGCGGCGCGGAGCGCCGCACTCCAAGACTTCGCCCTATCCACTGCTACCGCCCTTGGAGCTCCTGCGACGTGCCAATCCAAAGCGGCGCGGAGCGCCGCACTCCAAAGAGTCAGAAATCGTCCAGCACCTTCACGTGATCCGTCTTGAAGGCATAGATCGTCCGCACCATCGCCGGTTCCGCCTCGCGCTCGAACCACGCGGCGCTGCACCAGCGATACTGGTTCGCCACTGCGACGAGACCGTGCTTCACGGCGTTTTGATGCACATAGTTCAGCCGCGCGAAGTAGCTCTTCTCGAAGGTCAGCCGCGTCTCCCAGAAGTTGTGCCACACCTTCCGCCCTCTCGAGTCGTCCAGCCTGTTCACCCACGCTGCGCTGTTCTGGTGCAGGTCGGCCAGAAATACCGTCAGCGACGCCGCCCCGTCCTCGGCCCCCACCGGCGAGTGCCCGACGAAGTGGTAATGATTCGGGAACACCGCCCACGCCTCGAGCCGCCAGTCGTGACGCGCCGCATACCTCAGCAGCCCGTCATGCAGTCCCTTCAAGCGCTCTTCCCCCGCAAAGAAGCGCGTCTTCCGGTAAGTCCCCGCCGTCACGATAAACGTCCCACCCTCGGCGAGCCGGTGGGAGGGAGCATGCGGCCAATTTGGAGTGCGGTGCTCCGCACCGCTTTGGGTTTCGGGCGGGAGGTTGTCCGGGTTCATGGCGGACGGCTTACCCCAGGTCACTTCTTGCGCCAATCCAAAGCGGCGCGGAGCGCCGCACTCCAAGACTTCACCCTGGCCACTGCCACTGCTCCTGCAGTACTTGCGGTGGGCCAATCCAAAGTGGCCGGTGGGAGGGAGGATGCGGCCAATTTGGAGTGCGGTGCTCCGCACCGCTTTGGGTTTCGGGCGGGAGGTTGTCCGGGTTCATGGCGAACGGCTTACCCCGGGTCACTTCTCGCGCCAATCCAAAGCGGCGCGGAGCGCCGCACTCCAAACTTCACCCTATCCATTGCTACCGCCCGTGCAGTGCTTGCGGTGGGCCAATCCAAAGTGGCCGGTGGGAGGGAGGATGCGGCCAATTTGGAGTGCGGTGCTCCGCACCGCTTTGGGTTTCGGGCGGGAGGTTGTCCGGGTTCATGGCGGACGGCTTACCCCGGGTCACTTCTTGCGCCAATCCAAAGCGGCGCGGAGCGCCGCACTCCAAGACTTCACCCTGGCCACTGCCACTGCTCCTGCAGTACTTGCGGTGGACCAATCCAAAGTGGCCGGTGGGAGGGAGGATGCGGCCAATCTGGAGTGCGGTGCTCCGCACCGCTTTGGGTTTCGGGCGGGAGATTGTCCGGGTTCATGGCGGACGGCTTACCCCAGGTCACTGCTCGCGCTAATCCAAAGCGGCGCGGAGCGCCGCACTCCAAAACTTTACCCTGGCCACTGCTGCTGCCCTTGCAGCTTCCGCGACGTTCCAATCCAAAGGATGTCCCAGCTCCCGCATGACTGGATGGCCTTGCGGCGGGGGGGGGCTGGCCGGGCCGATACCCAGAGGACAGGTGACAAGGCGTAGGCCGTTCATTAGAAGAGGCGGGACGCATGCCAGTCCGGACTTCAGCGATTCGTGGTGTTGGAGAGGAGCGGTCCGCCGCATTTCGCACAACGCTTTGGAGCGAGGTGCTGGCGGCGCGGGATGCGGTGGTTTCGCCGGTGGGGGAGCAGGCGCTGGCGACGTTGTGCAGCACGTACTGGTACCCGTTGTACGCGTATGCCCGGGGCTGCGGGTTTTCGCCGGAGGACTCGCAGGATCTGACGCAGGGTTTCTTTTCGCACTGGATGGAGGATGGGTTGCTGGGGGGGATCGACCGGGAGCGCGGGCGGTTTCGCTGGTTCCTGCTGAGGTCGTTCCAGAACGCCCTGCGCAATGAGCTGGAGCGGATGCGCGCGCTGAAGCGCGGCGGGGGGCGGCGGCTGGTGTCGTGGGATGCCCTGGAGGGGGAGCAACGGTATCAGGCGGAGCCCGTGGATCACACGAGTCCGGATGTGATGTACGACCGGCGGTGGGCGCGGGCGACGCTGGGACGGGCGCTCGACCGGCTGGGTATCGAGTTCGCTGCGG of the Verrucomicrobiia bacterium genome contains:
- a CDS encoding sigma-70 family RNA polymerase sigma factor; protein product: MPVRTSAIRGVGEERSAAFRTTLWSEVLAARDAVVSPVGEQALATLCSTYWYPLYAYARGCGFSPEDSQDLTQGFFSHWMEDGLLGGIDRERGRFRWFLLRSFQNALRNELERMRALKRGGGRRLVSWDALEGEQRYQAEPVDHTSPDVMYDRRWARATLGRALDRLGIEFAAAGRGELFVALKGYLGASGAGSSYGEVATRLGISMGAVKVTVHRLRQRYRDLVRQEVAQTLADPAEVEDELRHLATLLAR